From a region of the Bacteroidia bacterium genome:
- a CDS encoding RNA polymerase sigma factor — MINTAVKAYGMEVHSKYHVSNEQMAEELAIIEAAKLDAGRFEPLYNRYHEQIFRYAYQRLDDKDLCFDIVQQVFLKAITNLRKYEYRGLPFVSWLYRIAQSEVYQTLRDRQAQRCVSLNEEVLEDIADESVGEKVLNEARYGQIAEVIADLNEEDLQLVEMRFCEKRSFKEAAEILGITENAAKVRMYRALERIRKMLNDKSERSKS; from the coding sequence ATGATTAATACAGCCGTTAAAGCGTACGGAATGGAAGTCCACTCTAAGTATCATGTCAGTAATGAACAGATGGCAGAAGAATTAGCCATTATTGAGGCTGCCAAATTGGATGCTGGCAGATTCGAGCCTTTGTATAATCGATACCACGAGCAGATCTTCCGTTACGCATACCAACGGCTGGATGACAAGGATCTCTGCTTTGATATTGTACAGCAGGTGTTCTTAAAAGCCATCACGAATCTCAGGAAGTATGAATACCGCGGACTGCCGTTCGTCTCCTGGCTTTACAGGATTGCGCAAAGTGAGGTTTATCAGACTTTGCGCGACCGGCAGGCGCAGCGATGCGTGAGTCTCAATGAGGAGGTACTGGAGGATATAGCAGACGAATCGGTGGGTGAAAAAGTGCTCAACGAGGCCCGTTACGGGCAAATCGCAGAGGTGATAGCTGACCTCAACGAAGAGGATCTGCAGCTTGTTGAGATGCGCTTTTGCGAAAAGCGTTCGTTTAAAGAGGCGGCGGAAATTTTGGGGATCACTGAAAATGCAGCCAAGGTTCGAATGTACCGTGCCCTGGAAAGGATCAGAAAAATGCTGAATGATAAATCAGAAAGAAGCAAGTCATGA
- the fahA gene encoding fumarylacetoacetase — MSEISKANNPSLKSWIEVKAGSDFPIQNIPFGVYRRDNSLPLVATIIGEHVIDLSSMYENGFLRDCGLKENVFRRKSLNAFISLGKSTTRKVREKLSELFRHDNPLLRDDIMNRNRVMHRVSEVELLLPVEIGDYTDFYSSIHHATNVGMMFRDPEKALLPNWKHLPVGYHGRVSTIYASGHSFYRPKGQTHPKENEPPVFGPTLMLDFELETAFVVGKETAQGECITTASAEEYIFGMMLFNDWSARDIQTWEYVPLGPFLAKNFASTISPWVVTLDALESFRCTGFKQEPEVLPYLRYEGDKNIDINLEVCIKPEKQKETRVCLSNYKYLYWTMEQQLAHHTVNGCSVRVGDIMASGTISGPASGSFGSMLEITWRGTRPVTMSDGSERKFILDQDTVIMRGWSEKEGVRIGFGECRAKVLPAK; from the coding sequence ATGAGCGAGATAAGTAAAGCAAATAATCCTTCCTTAAAATCATGGATCGAAGTAAAGGCAGGCTCCGATTTTCCCATCCAGAATATTCCGTTCGGCGTTTACCGGCGCGACAATTCCTTGCCTCTGGTAGCAACAATTATAGGAGAGCATGTGATCGATCTTTCCTCTATGTACGAAAACGGTTTTCTTCGGGACTGTGGTTTGAAGGAAAATGTTTTTCGCCGGAAGTCCCTTAATGCTTTCATCTCTTTGGGAAAAAGCACAACCCGTAAAGTGCGTGAGAAGTTGTCAGAGTTATTTCGCCATGATAATCCTTTACTGCGTGACGACATCATGAATAGAAACCGGGTGATGCACCGTGTGTCTGAGGTAGAATTGCTTCTGCCGGTAGAAATCGGGGACTATACGGATTTTTATTCCAGCATACATCACGCTACGAATGTGGGAATGATGTTCAGGGATCCGGAAAAGGCATTGCTCCCAAACTGGAAGCATCTCCCTGTAGGGTATCACGGGAGAGTGAGTACTATTTATGCCAGCGGACATAGTTTTTACAGACCCAAGGGGCAAACGCATCCAAAAGAAAACGAGCCTCCTGTTTTTGGTCCGACTCTGATGCTGGATTTTGAGCTGGAAACGGCTTTTGTGGTCGGAAAGGAAACAGCACAGGGCGAGTGCATTACTACAGCATCTGCGGAGGAGTATATTTTCGGAATGATGCTTTTTAACGACTGGAGCGCAAGAGATATTCAAACCTGGGAGTATGTTCCGCTGGGACCCTTTCTGGCGAAAAATTTTGCCAGCACAATATCTCCATGGGTTGTGACGCTGGACGCGCTGGAGAGTTTTCGCTGTACCGGATTTAAACAGGAGCCTGAAGTTCTCCCTTACCTTCGATACGAAGGGGATAAGAATATTGACATTAATCTGGAAGTGTGTATAAAACCCGAAAAGCAGAAGGAAACCCGGGTCTGTCTGAGTAATTATAAATATCTTTACTGGACGATGGAGCAGCAATTGGCGCATCACACGGTGAATGGCTGCAGCGTAAGGGTAGGAGATATTATGGCTTCAGGCACCATCTCCGGTCCGGCTTCCGGTTCATTCGGGTCAATGCTGGAGATCACCTGGCGGGGAACCAGGCCGGTGACAATGAGCGATGGAAGCGAAAGAAAGTTTATCCTGGATCAGGACACTGTGATCATGCGCGGGTGGTCAGAAAAGGAAGGGGTTCGCATTGGATTCGGTGAGTGCAGGGCCAAAGTACTGCCTGCAAAATGA
- a CDS encoding sulfatase-like hydrolase/transferase, translating into MKVHLTWLYGALKRLGVLILLYSLCRLLFLLVNYSFFRGISASDYFSVFGAGFLFDLSAIVMINSLYLAGVLLPSPIRTNKTYKKILRWLYILPNSFFLLFNVMDAGYYPFTLHRSTMEIITFATGKVDFLTLLPSLIAGYWFLPLLWILMVWVLSFTDRKIIFLPSASLPSSRYRLIHFALFIVFSSMALLAYRGGFRLRPLHMVDAAAFSDARYSVLVLNTPFNMIKSAETGSLAEVNYMSGEEERKHFNPVHPGDTGAILRRNVIIFILESFSKEYTRAGGRTSFTPFLDSLSEQGLYCLNGFANGKRSIEALPAVTASIPTLMNEPFITSVYGTNAVEGLPVILKKYGYTTSFFHGATNGSMGFDSYAAMAGFDRYYGRTEYAGEQDADGHWGIWDGPFLRRFAEELDKQKEPFLSTLFTLSSHHPYRVPEGMEHSYPEGKYPILRTIRYTDDQLRRFFTENKEKNWFRNSVFVFVADHTGVSDDPYYMHRLGQHSIPILFYSPSDTLKAKVTRISQQADIMPTLLDLLNIPDSYYGYGQSLLKPVSGYAVFHISNEYYLVSDSLILSFNGEQVTTVHNYRRDSLLQGNLVSHESMYRKELTLLKALIQRYNRDMIRNKLRPG; encoded by the coding sequence GTGAAAGTCCACCTCACCTGGCTGTACGGAGCCCTGAAGCGGCTCGGAGTGCTGATTTTGCTTTACTCCCTCTGTCGTTTATTGTTCCTGCTGGTCAATTACTCCTTCTTCAGAGGCATCTCCGCTTCTGACTACTTTTCCGTTTTCGGAGCCGGCTTTCTTTTTGACCTTTCGGCCATCGTGATGATCAACAGCCTTTACCTGGCAGGAGTACTTTTGCCTTCTCCAATAAGAACCAATAAAACGTATAAAAAAATCCTGCGGTGGCTGTACATTCTTCCCAATAGTTTTTTTCTTCTCTTCAATGTGATGGATGCCGGTTATTACCCTTTTACGCTTCACCGTAGTACGATGGAGATTATTACCTTCGCTACCGGCAAGGTAGATTTCCTGACACTTCTGCCCTCTTTAATTGCCGGATACTGGTTCCTTCCTCTCCTCTGGATCCTGATGGTCTGGGTGCTGTCATTCACCGACCGGAAAATTATTTTTCTTCCCTCCGCTTCGCTTCCATCATCACGATACCGGCTGATCCATTTCGCACTATTTATCGTTTTTTCCTCCATGGCACTGCTTGCCTACCGGGGAGGTTTTCGTCTTCGTCCGCTACATATGGTAGATGCAGCGGCCTTCTCCGACGCACGTTACTCCGTTCTTGTATTGAACACTCCTTTTAATATGATCAAAAGTGCAGAAACCGGGAGCCTGGCAGAGGTGAATTATATGAGCGGGGAAGAAGAACGCAAACATTTTAACCCGGTTCATCCGGGTGATACGGGTGCTATCCTGCGCAGAAATGTGATCATTTTTATACTGGAGAGTTTTTCAAAAGAATATACCCGGGCCGGAGGCCGAACTTCTTTCACCCCGTTCCTTGATTCTCTGTCGGAGCAAGGCCTTTACTGCTTAAACGGTTTCGCTAACGGTAAACGCTCCATCGAGGCACTACCCGCTGTCACCGCCTCCATCCCGACGCTTATGAATGAACCATTCATTACGTCTGTTTATGGAACGAATGCAGTGGAGGGGCTTCCGGTAATTCTGAAAAAATACGGATATACCACTTCCTTCTTTCATGGTGCCACTAACGGAAGCATGGGTTTTGACAGTTATGCTGCCATGGCAGGCTTCGACCGATACTACGGGCGTACAGAATATGCCGGTGAACAGGATGCCGACGGACACTGGGGCATCTGGGATGGTCCCTTCCTCCGGCGCTTTGCAGAGGAACTGGATAAACAAAAAGAGCCATTCCTTTCTACCTTGTTTACTCTCAGCTCTCATCACCCTTACCGGGTGCCTGAAGGAATGGAGCATTCTTATCCGGAAGGGAAATATCCTATTCTCCGTACGATCCGTTACACAGATGATCAGTTGCGGAGATTTTTTACTGAAAACAAAGAAAAGAACTGGTTCAGAAACAGCGTGTTTGTTTTTGTTGCTGATCATACCGGTGTCAGCGACGATCCGTACTATATGCATAGATTAGGCCAACATTCCATTCCAATATTATTTTACTCTCCTTCCGATACACTGAAGGCAAAGGTTACCCGTATTTCGCAGCAGGCAGATATTATGCCGACCCTGCTTGACCTGCTCAACATTCCCGACTCTTATTACGGCTATGGTCAATCTCTCCTGAAGCCTGTAAGCGGATATGCGGTCTTTCACATCAGCAATGAATATTACCTGGTCAGCGATTCACTGATCCTTTCCTTTAACGGCGAGCAGGTAACCACCGTTCACAATTACCGGCGCGACTCCCTGCTTCAGGGCAACCTGGTATCCCATGAAAGCATGTACCGGAAGGAACTAACCCTTCTGAAAGCACTGATTCAGCGCTATAACCGGGATATGATCCGGAACAAACTTCGCCCCGGATGA
- a CDS encoding diacylglycerol kinase family lipid kinase: protein MKREILFIINPVSGVGRQKKVEKLIESCLDRTRFEATVKYTEHRGHATQIAREAAERKVSLVVAVGGDGSVNETGQSLIGSASTLAILPAGSGNGLARHLGIPMDIEKALARIQSGIVKRIDTATLNEKIYLGMAGVGFDAHIGWEFARFGKRGFSSYIKVFLREFPKYQARTYEIIVDGKSYHRTALLISVANGSQYGNNASIAPSADITDGQLDVCILRSFPVYTAPLLAYRLFNKSLNKSKYLEIIRGREIRILQKDRTAHIDGEPLEAGQHLLFKIVPSSLNVIC, encoded by the coding sequence ATGAAGCGCGAAATACTCTTTATCATCAACCCGGTGTCAGGGGTGGGAAGACAAAAAAAGGTGGAGAAGCTCATTGAAAGCTGTCTCGACCGTACCCGTTTTGAAGCCACAGTTAAGTATACGGAACACCGGGGGCATGCCACCCAGATCGCAAGGGAAGCCGCAGAAAGAAAAGTTTCTTTAGTAGTGGCGGTGGGAGGTGACGGATCTGTAAATGAAACCGGGCAGTCGCTTATTGGCAGTGCAAGTACGCTGGCAATACTGCCCGCCGGATCAGGAAACGGACTCGCAAGGCATCTGGGAATTCCAATGGATATTGAAAAAGCTCTTGCCCGTATTCAGTCAGGTATTGTAAAACGTATTGACACTGCCACCCTGAACGAAAAAATCTACCTGGGAATGGCAGGTGTGGGTTTTGACGCGCACATCGGATGGGAATTCGCCCGCTTCGGAAAACGGGGGTTTTCCTCCTACATCAAAGTCTTTCTCCGGGAGTTTCCAAAATACCAGGCGAGAACATACGAGATCATTGTAGACGGAAAATCGTATCACAGGACGGCGCTGCTTATCAGTGTTGCCAACGGATCTCAATACGGAAATAACGCGAGCATCGCTCCGTCAGCTGATATCACCGATGGTCAGCTGGATGTGTGCATACTTCGCTCGTTTCCTGTGTATACGGCACCACTGCTTGCCTACCGGCTTTTCAACAAAAGCCTGAACAAAAGCAAATACCTTGAAATCATCCGGGGCCGGGAAATACGTATCCTTCAAAAGGACCGCACCGCCCACATTGACGGAGAGCCATTGGAAGCAGGCCAGCACCTTCTTTTCAAAATTGTACCTTCGAGTCTGAATGTGATCTGTTAA
- a CDS encoding glycosyl hydrolase: MKHIILIITSFLITIHLPAQNPVSPTSSKERQEGWLRKKQLAENTLLGNIPLKNIGPTIMSGRVTDIDVNPDDPTHFYVAYASGGLWKTENNGTSFHPVFDHELVITIGDIAVDWKHGEVIWVGTGECNSSRSSYSGMGVFVSRDKGKTWTSAGLEETHHISRIITDPDDPNSVYVAAVGHLYSPNTERGVFKTTDGGKTWKKTLYIDDNTGAIDLVLQPGNSKIIYASSWQRTRRAWNFEESGKGSGIWRSSDGGQTWKKVSGGNSGFPDGDGVGRIGLAATSGGIVYAFLDNQFQSPPKEKGKEEKITRDLLRTITAADFEKLSNDDLEKFLRENDFPEKHKAKSVKESVRNGKLKPIALVEYLEDANSLLFNTKITGAELYRSDDGGQSWKKTHNGALDGMYYTYGYYFGNIRVADTDPEKVYLVGFVILYSKDGGKTFTSLNRDNTHVDYHALELDPKKTGHLICGNDGGVNISYDNGETWIKCNSPAVGQFYSVNYDFNTPYNVYGGLQDNGVWYGPSTYKYSPAWHQEGEYPYKSLMGGDGMQVMTDPRNNNTVYTGYQFGNYFRIDKTTRDAVYITPVHELGERPYRWNWESPIWLSVHNPDILYMGSNRFHRSFNQGKDFQTLSPDLTAGGKKGDVSFGTLTTLHESPLRFGLIYTGSDDGLVHVSKDGGYTWTRIVNGLPANMWVSQVWASSHKESRVYCSLSGYRWDHFVPYVYVSEDYGTTWKRLGAGLPAEPVNVVKDDPANEKIIYIGTDNGFYVSLDGGNVFMSMMNGLPHVAVHDLAIHPVAKEVILATHGRSLYTADVSILQQLNDSLMALPLRIFSIAGTRWRPQWGKIPNVYDTPDTPLVHIPFWSKEKTTVNWEIFADSITRISGSTQTCARGINYITYDLTFPESSKEIYISWLMKKSKNGTAPEKSENGKWYLRPGRYTLVITDVVSGKSTTSIFEITDVRKKE; the protein is encoded by the coding sequence ATGAAACACATTATCCTTATCATAACCAGCTTCCTCATTACGATTCATTTGCCTGCACAGAATCCTGTTTCTCCAACTTCGTCTAAAGAACGTCAGGAAGGTTGGCTGAGAAAAAAACAACTGGCGGAAAATACATTGCTGGGAAATATTCCGCTTAAAAACATTGGCCCCACGATTATGAGCGGACGCGTAACAGATATTGACGTAAATCCCGATGATCCAACTCATTTCTATGTGGCGTACGCCTCCGGTGGGTTGTGGAAGACAGAAAATAACGGCACCTCATTTCATCCGGTCTTCGACCATGAATTGGTGATCACAATTGGAGATATAGCTGTTGACTGGAAGCACGGTGAAGTAATCTGGGTTGGAACAGGAGAATGCAATTCCTCCCGTTCGTCTTATTCCGGTATGGGTGTTTTTGTAAGCCGTGACAAAGGGAAAACCTGGACTTCGGCCGGACTGGAAGAAACACATCACATCAGCAGAATAATTACAGACCCGGATGATCCCAACAGCGTTTATGTTGCTGCGGTCGGGCATCTGTATTCCCCAAACACGGAACGCGGTGTATTTAAAACAACCGATGGAGGAAAAACCTGGAAAAAGACCCTGTATATTGATGATAATACCGGCGCGATCGATCTTGTTTTACAACCCGGCAATTCCAAAATTATCTACGCCTCCTCCTGGCAGCGGACGCGCCGGGCCTGGAATTTTGAGGAAAGCGGAAAAGGCTCTGGCATCTGGCGGAGCTCCGACGGAGGACAGACCTGGAAAAAGGTCAGCGGAGGGAATTCGGGATTCCCTGATGGAGATGGTGTTGGAAGGATCGGGCTGGCGGCCACCTCCGGCGGCATCGTATATGCTTTTCTGGATAACCAGTTCCAGAGTCCTCCGAAGGAAAAAGGTAAAGAAGAAAAAATAACCCGTGATCTCCTCCGCACGATTACAGCGGCGGATTTCGAAAAACTAAGTAACGATGATCTGGAGAAGTTCCTTCGTGAAAACGATTTTCCCGAGAAACACAAAGCAAAAAGCGTAAAAGAATCCGTTCGTAACGGGAAACTGAAACCTATTGCCCTTGTGGAATACCTGGAAGATGCGAATTCCCTTTTATTCAATACGAAAATCACCGGCGCGGAACTTTACCGGTCGGATGACGGTGGGCAAAGCTGGAAAAAAACACATAACGGTGCTCTGGATGGAATGTACTATACGTACGGCTATTATTTCGGTAACATCCGCGTAGCAGACACTGATCCTGAAAAAGTGTATCTCGTGGGCTTTGTGATCCTGTATTCAAAGGACGGGGGAAAGACCTTTACCTCGCTGAACCGCGACAATACCCATGTGGATTATCATGCACTTGAACTGGACCCGAAAAAAACAGGGCACCTGATCTGCGGCAACGATGGAGGGGTAAATATTTCATATGATAACGGAGAAACCTGGATTAAATGCAATTCGCCGGCTGTTGGCCAGTTTTACTCCGTCAATTACGACTTTAATACACCTTATAATGTGTATGGCGGACTGCAGGACAACGGGGTGTGGTACGGCCCTTCCACTTACAAATACAGTCCTGCATGGCATCAGGAAGGTGAATATCCTTACAAATCGCTGATGGGAGGAGATGGAATGCAGGTGATGACAGATCCCCGCAACAACAATACAGTGTACACCGGATACCAGTTCGGTAATTATTTCCGCATTGATAAAACAACCCGCGATGCCGTATACATAACTCCCGTACATGAACTGGGTGAGCGACCATACAGATGGAACTGGGAATCGCCCATCTGGCTGAGTGTGCATAATCCGGATATCCTTTATATGGGCTCTAACCGTTTTCACCGCTCTTTTAACCAGGGAAAGGACTTTCAGACGCTAAGCCCTGACCTCACGGCAGGAGGAAAAAAAGGAGATGTGAGTTTCGGTACACTCACCACCTTGCATGAGTCGCCGCTCAGATTTGGTCTGATCTACACCGGCAGTGATGACGGACTTGTGCATGTGAGCAAAGACGGAGGATATACCTGGACAAGAATAGTTAACGGTTTGCCTGCCAATATGTGGGTAAGCCAGGTATGGGCTTCGTCTCACAAGGAATCACGTGTTTATTGCTCGCTGAGCGGTTACCGGTGGGATCATTTCGTACCATATGTATATGTTTCGGAGGACTACGGAACAACATGGAAGCGACTGGGCGCCGGTTTACCCGCGGAGCCGGTAAACGTGGTAAAAGACGATCCGGCGAATGAAAAAATCATTTATATCGGCACCGATAACGGCTTCTATGTATCTCTCGACGGTGGCAATGTTTTCATGAGCATGATGAACGGCCTTCCTCATGTGGCAGTTCATGACCTCGCAATCCATCCTGTAGCGAAGGAGGTGATCCTCGCAACCCACGGGCGCTCACTCTATACCGCAGATGTAAGCATCCTTCAGCAACTGAACGATTCCCTCATGGCTCTCCCGCTCCGGATTTTCAGCATAGCCGGCACGCGCTGGCGCCCGCAATGGGGAAAAATTCCTAATGTTTATGACACCCCGGACACACCACTGGTACACATCCCCTTCTGGAGTAAAGAAAAAACCACTGTAAACTGGGAAATCTTCGCAGACAGCATTACACGCATTTCAGGCAGCACACAAACCTGCGCGAGAGGTATCAATTACATTACATACGATCTCACATTTCCCGAGTCATCCAAAGAAATATATATTTCCTGGCTGATGAAAAAATCAAAAAACGGAACCGCACCGGAAAAATCAGAAAACGGAAAATGGTACCTCCGTCCCGGGCGTTACACGCTTGTGATCACTGATGTAGTGAGCGGCAAGAGCACGACCAGCATCTTTGAGATTACCGACGTGCGGAAAAAAGAATAA
- a CDS encoding peptide MFS transporter, producing MSVLDQPDVQPTPRGEITWKHNIIGHPSGLFLLFFTEMWERFSYYGMRALLVLFLVSEAASGGWAWTREEALQLYAFYTGLVYITPIIGGLLADKLLGYRKAVLLGAILMTLGHGSMALETPLFFYLGLVLLILGNGAFKPNISSIVGNLYSPQSAKKDAAYTIFYMGINAGAFLGIGLCGYIGEKVGWSYGFGLAGIFMFLGLLMFHFGQKIFGNIGLEPKKAPKESAAAESIPKNVERDRLIVIGVFSFFTIFFWMAFEQAGGSMTIFAKDYTDNVLTGTQADTFKIINTLLTIVPLGIVTWVLIMLAKSIVRDYPIAVICITISFIIIWGIAIWMLKREFQADVASIQASWYGILNSFFIIACAPLFSKIWESRINPSGPVKFGLGLILLGLGFAVLAYGGKSIPQGAPTAAVSMIWLILAYFLHTLGELCVSPVGLSYVSKLAPARLVGMMFGIWFLATFIANTLAGLTGSLIDKISQSYSISVFFMIFAVIPIGSGLVMIMLNSVLSKKMHGIK from the coding sequence ATGAGCGTACTAGATCAACCGGATGTTCAACCCACTCCCCGGGGTGAAATCACCTGGAAGCACAATATTATAGGGCATCCTTCCGGTCTCTTTCTGCTGTTCTTTACAGAGATGTGGGAACGTTTCAGCTACTACGGAATGCGTGCGCTGCTCGTATTGTTTCTCGTTTCGGAAGCCGCCAGTGGCGGTTGGGCATGGACAAGGGAGGAGGCGCTTCAGCTCTATGCCTTTTATACAGGCCTGGTTTATATTACGCCCATTATCGGAGGTTTGCTCGCAGACAAACTGCTTGGATACCGCAAAGCGGTTCTGCTGGGTGCCATTCTAATGACACTGGGCCACGGCTCCATGGCTCTCGAAACACCCCTCTTCTTTTATCTCGGTCTGGTTCTGCTGATCCTTGGTAACGGAGCTTTCAAACCGAACATTTCCTCTATTGTGGGAAATCTTTATTCTCCTCAAAGTGCAAAAAAGGATGCGGCGTATACCATCTTCTATATGGGCATCAATGCCGGCGCATTCCTTGGAATTGGTCTGTGCGGCTATATTGGAGAAAAGGTCGGATGGAGTTACGGTTTCGGACTCGCCGGCATATTCATGTTCCTTGGTCTACTGATGTTTCATTTCGGTCAGAAGATCTTCGGAAATATCGGACTTGAACCCAAAAAAGCACCGAAAGAGTCGGCCGCCGCCGAAAGCATCCCAAAAAATGTGGAAAGAGACCGCCTCATCGTAATCGGAGTGTTTTCCTTTTTCACCATCTTCTTCTGGATGGCATTTGAGCAGGCAGGCGGGAGTATGACCATCTTTGCCAAAGATTACACAGATAATGTTCTCACCGGAACGCAGGCAGACACCTTTAAGATCATTAACACGTTGCTCACCATTGTACCCCTCGGAATTGTCACCTGGGTACTCATTATGCTGGCGAAATCCATTGTGCGCGATTACCCGATCGCCGTAATCTGCATCACGATCAGCTTCATTATCATATGGGGTATCGCCATCTGGATGCTCAAGCGCGAATTCCAGGCGGATGTTGCCTCCATCCAGGCTTCGTGGTACGGGATCCTGAATTCCTTTTTTATCATCGCATGTGCTCCACTCTTTTCAAAAATATGGGAGAGCAGGATTAATCCTTCCGGCCCGGTAAAATTCGGACTGGGCCTGATACTGCTTGGTCTTGGATTTGCGGTGCTGGCTTATGGAGGAAAATCGATTCCCCAGGGTGCTCCCACAGCAGCTGTGAGTATGATCTGGCTTATTCTAGCGTACTTTCTGCATACACTGGGAGAATTATGCGTTTCTCCGGTTGGCCTTTCCTACGTGAGCAAACTAGCGCCCGCCCGGCTCGTAGGTATGATGTTCGGCATTTGGTTCCTTGCCACCTTCATCGCCAATACACTGGCAGGATTAACAGGTAGTCTGATTGACAAAATATCACAGTCGTACTCCATTTCTGTCTTCTTTATGATCTTCGCCGTTATTCCGATCGGATCCGGACTGGTCATGATTATGCTGAATAGTGTGCTCTCCAAGAAAATGCACGGCATCAAATAG
- a CDS encoding diaminopimelate epimerase yields the protein MKLPFYKYQGTGNDFIVIDNRKGLFDPKNKELVIRLCDRKFGIGADGLMLLQEKQGFDFEMIYFNSDGSQSLCGNGSRCITAFALKMGIIRGEALFLTTDGPHNARTDGGIISLDMMDVLHMEQSEGAWILNTGSPHYVKQVHGLPQFPVVAEGRAIRNSERFIKDGINVNFIEAVSENRQNVLYVRTYERGVENETLSCGTGVTACALVAHRLGLASSSGHCVVKTPGGELKVRFKKDEDGYREIRLEGPAEMVFEGVIEV from the coding sequence GTGAAACTCCCGTTTTATAAATACCAGGGCACCGGAAATGATTTTATCGTTATTGATAATCGGAAGGGATTATTTGATCCAAAGAATAAGGAGCTGGTAATAAGATTATGTGACCGTAAGTTCGGGATTGGCGCGGATGGACTGATGCTGTTGCAGGAAAAGCAGGGTTTTGATTTTGAGATGATTTATTTTAACAGCGATGGATCGCAGAGTCTCTGCGGTAACGGGAGCCGTTGCATCACAGCGTTCGCCTTAAAAATGGGAATCATACGCGGAGAGGCACTGTTTCTTACAACGGACGGCCCGCATAATGCACGAACGGACGGTGGCATTATCAGCCTCGACATGATGGACGTTCTGCATATGGAACAATCTGAGGGTGCGTGGATACTCAATACTGGTTCACCTCATTATGTGAAGCAAGTACATGGATTGCCGCAGTTTCCGGTGGTTGCCGAAGGACGTGCCATCCGGAACAGTGAACGGTTCATTAAGGACGGAATAAATGTGAATTTTATTGAAGCAGTTTCTGAAAATAGGCAGAATGTGTTGTATGTGCGTACGTACGAGCGGGGAGTGGAGAACGAAACACTTTCCTGCGGAACCGGTGTTACCGCATGTGCGCTGGTGGCTCACCGCCTTGGTCTTGCTTCTTCTTCCGGGCACTGCGTTGTTAAAACGCCCGGCGGAGAGCTAAAAGTTCGGTTCAAAAAAGACGAAGACGGCTACCGCGAGATCAGGCTGGAAGGTCCGGCCGAGATGGTATTCGAGGGCGTAATTGAGGTCTGA